Proteins found in one Bacillus sp. (in: firmicutes) genomic segment:
- a CDS encoding UDP-glucose/GDP-mannose dehydrogenase family protein — translation MNIAVIGTGYVGLVTGVCLADIGHTVTCIDIDVQKVNKMQQGISPIYEPGLEELMKKNIEAKRLFFTTKHKDGITSAEAIYIAVGTPQAEDGSANLEYVIQASIDIAEHVTNDAVVITKSTVPVGTNRLIQQTIAQNVKHDIKLKVVSNPEFLREGHAIYDTFHGDRIVIGSDDPKTASFVEKIYKPFGIPLLKTAIESAELIKYASNAFLATKISFINEIANLCEKVGANVQDVAEGMGMDHRIGAAFLNAGIGYGGSCFPKDTLALLNIAGKNGYDFKILKEVIEVNKLQQHLFIQKVVARFDTLQGKIVAVLGLTFKPNTDDMREAPSLTIINELLSLGANVKAYDPVAVINAKGQLPDSVIFSNSIKEALIGVDTCLILTEWQEFQEIDLQQVKQWMRTPIIFDGRNCLQVEEIERSGIEYYQVGNVK, via the coding sequence ATGAATATAGCAGTCATTGGAACAGGATATGTAGGTCTTGTAACGGGTGTATGTTTAGCTGATATTGGCCATACGGTGACATGTATAGATATAGATGTGCAAAAGGTCAATAAAATGCAGCAAGGAATATCGCCGATTTACGAACCTGGTTTGGAAGAATTGATGAAAAAAAATATCGAGGCTAAACGGTTGTTTTTCACTACGAAACATAAGGATGGAATAACAAGTGCCGAAGCTATTTATATAGCTGTCGGAACTCCACAGGCAGAAGATGGTTCAGCGAATTTGGAGTATGTCATCCAAGCCTCTATTGATATTGCCGAACATGTTACAAACGATGCTGTCGTCATTACAAAAAGTACAGTACCTGTTGGCACAAATCGATTGATTCAACAAACCATAGCTCAAAATGTAAAGCATGATATTAAATTAAAAGTTGTCTCAAATCCTGAGTTTCTAAGAGAAGGACATGCTATTTATGATACATTTCATGGTGATAGGATAGTCATTGGCTCGGATGACCCCAAAACTGCTTCGTTTGTAGAAAAAATCTATAAGCCTTTTGGTATTCCACTGTTAAAGACAGCAATAGAAAGTGCTGAATTAATTAAATATGCATCTAATGCGTTTTTAGCAACAAAAATTAGCTTTATAAACGAAATTGCCAATCTTTGTGAAAAAGTTGGTGCAAATGTGCAAGATGTTGCCGAAGGAATGGGAATGGACCATCGTATTGGAGCAGCATTTTTAAATGCAGGGATTGGCTATGGTGGCTCTTGTTTTCCGAAAGATACGCTTGCATTACTAAATATCGCTGGCAAGAATGGGTATGACTTTAAAATTTTAAAAGAAGTTATAGAAGTTAATAAACTACAACAGCATTTATTTATTCAAAAAGTAGTTGCAAGATTTGACACCCTACAAGGTAAAATAGTTGCAGTTTTAGGATTAACTTTTAAACCAAATACTGACGATATGAGAGAAGCACCTTCGTTAACGATTATAAATGAATTATTATCATTAGGTGCAAATGTAAAAGCCTATGATCCTGTTGCAGTTATAAATGCGAAAGGCCAGCTACCAGATAGTGTGATTTTTTCAAATTCCATTAAAGAAGCTCTGATAGGAGTTGATACTTGCTTAATTCTTACGGAATGGCAGGAATTCCAGGAAATTGATTTACAACAAGTGAAACAATGGATGAGAACGCCAATTATTTTTGATGGTCGAAATTGCTTGCAAGTTGAAGAAATTGAGAGAAGCGGCATTGAATATTATCAGGTAGGGAATGTGAAATAA
- the galU gene encoding UTP--glucose-1-phosphate uridylyltransferase GalU, whose protein sequence is MLKVRKAVIPAAGLGTRFLPATKAQPKEMLPIVDTPTIQYIVEEAVASGIEDIIIISGRNKRAIEDHFDKSYELEETLVRKEKYDLLEQIQGISNLANIHYIRQKEAKGLGDAIYCASRFIGNEPFAVLLGDIIIKSETPSLQQLLQVYNRYHTSVIGVKGVPNEEVSKYGIIDPNGTALEENVFAIKELVEKPSSGEAPSNYAIIGRYILTPNIFKAIEETPYGAGNEIQLTDAIQRLGEQKAIFACAVEGSMYDIGDKFGFVKATIDFALERSDLKSDVETYIGEIYQKLHSKVGM, encoded by the coding sequence ATGTTAAAGGTTAGAAAGGCTGTTATACCTGCAGCTGGTTTAGGAACAAGATTTTTGCCAGCAACAAAAGCACAGCCAAAAGAGATGCTTCCAATTGTCGATACACCAACAATCCAATATATCGTAGAAGAAGCGGTAGCTTCAGGGATTGAAGATATCATTATCATTAGTGGTCGGAACAAAAGGGCAATAGAGGATCATTTTGATAAATCATACGAGCTTGAGGAAACTCTTGTAAGGAAAGAAAAATATGATTTATTAGAACAAATTCAAGGAATTTCTAATTTGGCAAATATCCATTATATCCGCCAAAAGGAGGCAAAAGGGTTAGGAGATGCGATTTATTGTGCAAGTCGATTTATCGGGAATGAGCCTTTTGCGGTTTTGTTAGGAGATATTATTATTAAAAGTGAAACCCCTTCGCTACAGCAATTGCTTCAAGTTTATAATCGTTATCATACAAGTGTTATTGGGGTAAAAGGAGTTCCAAACGAAGAAGTATCGAAATATGGAATTATTGATCCGAATGGAACGGCTCTTGAAGAGAATGTTTTTGCGATTAAAGAATTAGTAGAAAAACCGTCAAGTGGTGAAGCTCCATCAAATTATGCGATAATTGGCAGATACATTTTAACACCTAACATTTTTAAAGCAATTGAAGAAACTCCTTATGGAGCAGGTAACGAAATTCAACTAACGGATGCGATTCAACGATTAGGTGAACAAAAAGCTATTTTTGCATGCGCAGTTGAAGGCAGTATGTATGATATTGGAGATAAATTTGGTTTTGTGAAAGCAACGATTGATTTTGCGTTAGAGAGAAGCGATTTAAAGTCCGATGTAGAAACTTATATCGGTGAAATTTATCAAAAGTTACATTCAAAGGTAGGCATGTAA
- a CDS encoding SDR family oxidoreductase has translation MKKILVTGGAGFIGSHLCERLLNKGNEVICLDNLYTGSLKNIESLLQYDHFSFIEQDVMNPLKIEVDEIYNLACPASPVHYQSNPIQTLKTSVIGAINVLELAKENNAKILQASTSEVYGDPLVHPQPESYWGHVNPIGIRSCYDEGKRCAETLFFDYARQFQVQIKVIRIFNTYGPNMNPEDGRVVSNFIVQALKGEDITIYGDGSQTRSFCYVDDLVDGIIKMMKSEDSFQGPVNLGNPGEFNMLELAETILKLTDSKSKIVFKPLPEDDPKQRKPDISLAKEKLNWEPKIQLVDGLLHTIQYFSQLEGVKQNVKG, from the coding sequence ATGAAAAAAATTTTAGTGACTGGTGGGGCAGGTTTTATCGGTTCTCACCTTTGCGAACGTTTGTTGAATAAGGGAAATGAAGTTATTTGTTTAGATAATCTTTATACAGGAAGCTTGAAAAATATTGAAAGCTTGCTGCAATATGACCATTTTTCGTTTATTGAACAGGATGTAATGAATCCGTTAAAAATAGAAGTAGATGAAATTTATAATTTAGCTTGTCCAGCTAGTCCAGTGCATTATCAATCAAATCCGATTCAAACATTAAAAACGAGTGTCATCGGTGCAATCAATGTATTGGAGTTGGCGAAAGAAAATAATGCGAAAATATTGCAAGCATCGACATCAGAAGTATATGGCGATCCGCTTGTTCATCCCCAACCAGAATCATATTGGGGTCATGTAAATCCGATTGGAATTCGTAGTTGTTATGATGAAGGAAAACGCTGTGCAGAAACATTATTTTTTGATTATGCAAGACAATTTCAAGTACAGATTAAAGTGATTCGCATATTTAATACATATGGTCCCAATATGAATCCTGAGGATGGTCGTGTTGTTAGTAATTTTATTGTCCAAGCTTTAAAAGGTGAAGACATTACGATATATGGTGATGGTTCACAAACAAGATCATTTTGTTATGTTGATGATTTAGTAGACGGAATCATTAAAATGATGAAATCAGAAGATTCATTCCAAGGTCCTGTGAATTTGGGGAATCCTGGGGAATTTAATATGCTAGAGTTGGCTGAAACAATTTTAAAATTGACGGATTCTAAATCGAAAATTGTTTTTAAGCCATTGCCAGAAGATGATCCGAAGCAACGTAAACCAGATATTTCATTAGCAAAAGAAAAACTAAATTGGGAACCAAAAATCCAATTAGTAGACGGTTTGTTACATACGATTCAATATTTTTCGCAATTGGAAGGGGTTAAGCAAAATGTTAAAGGTTAG
- the galE gene encoding UDP-glucose 4-epimerase GalE yields MILVVGGAGYIGSHIVKQLVKNGQHVVVYDNLSTGHREFVKGNVPFILGDLSNQEQLRLLFSNYPIQAVMHFAANAYVGESVTNPQKYYLNNVSNTLNLLEVMREFNVETFVFSSTCATYGVPMQIPIKEDHPQLPINPYGRSKWMVEQILEDYSNAYGLKYAALRYFNAAGADQECEIGEWHDPETHLIPLILDAALGKRNYIQIFGTDYNTEDGTCVRDYIHVEDLATAHILALHYLKEQQQSNVFNLGNGKGYSVREIIRAVEKVTGKGVPTVETTRREGDPAILVGSAEKANAVLQWETKYKSIESIIETAWKWHVKLWGNGD; encoded by the coding sequence ATGATTTTAGTTGTCGGTGGAGCAGGCTATATAGGTTCGCATATCGTCAAACAGTTGGTCAAAAACGGTCAACATGTTGTAGTATACGATAATTTAAGTACAGGACATAGAGAATTTGTAAAGGGGAATGTTCCATTTATATTAGGAGATTTAAGCAATCAAGAGCAACTAAGATTGTTATTTTCGAACTATCCAATCCAAGCTGTTATGCATTTTGCAGCTAATGCCTATGTTGGTGAATCAGTAACAAATCCACAAAAATATTATCTTAATAATGTGAGCAATACATTGAATTTACTTGAAGTCATGCGAGAATTTAATGTCGAAACATTTGTTTTTTCATCTACTTGTGCAACATATGGCGTACCGATGCAAATTCCAATAAAAGAAGATCATCCGCAATTGCCAATTAATCCGTATGGTCGTTCAAAATGGATGGTTGAACAAATTCTTGAGGATTATTCAAATGCTTATGGATTAAAATATGCAGCACTTCGTTATTTTAACGCAGCGGGTGCTGATCAAGAGTGCGAAATTGGTGAATGGCATGACCCTGAAACGCATTTAATACCACTCATTTTAGATGCAGCATTAGGAAAACGTAATTACATCCAAATATTTGGTACGGATTATAATACAGAAGATGGGACATGTGTGAGAGATTACATTCATGTTGAAGACTTGGCAACAGCGCATATTTTAGCCTTGCATTACTTAAAAGAGCAGCAACAAAGTAATGTCTTTAATTTAGGGAATGGCAAAGGGTATTCAGTGCGGGAAATTATTCGTGCAGTTGAAAAGGTAACTGGAAAAGGAGTACCTACAGTCGAAACGACAAGACGTGAAGGAGACCCTGCTATTTTAGTTGGGAGTGCTGAAAAAGCTAATGCTGTATTACAGTGGGAAACGAAGTATAAAAGCATTGAATCAATTATCGAAACAGCATGGAAATGGCATGTAAAGCTATGGGGTAATGGTGATTAA
- a CDS encoding polysaccharide biosynthesis protein translates to MYTNKKILIIGGTGTIGRHLLLELLRHSPQVVRIFSRDEYKQFNLQQEMSEYHNIRYLIGDVRDEKRLLRAMEDIDYVFHLAAMKHVPACEYNPFEAVKTNVIGTQNVIQSAITAGVKRVLFTSTDKAIAPANTYGATKLTAERLVSAAQYQKGPKQTIFCSVRFGNVMGSRGSVIPLFKKQILEQRKVTVTNKEMLRYMMTPYQAISLMLKANEMATGGEVFVLKMPIIKLSDLVEVMIEEVSKKYKITDSIGIEEIGLRPGEKMYEELMTEDEARVARETKDMYIVSAPYSSHRSYPDVCNDNVKKPQLSQDEIIEKELLRKWIVAENLLD, encoded by the coding sequence ATTTATACAAATAAAAAAATATTAATTATCGGTGGTACGGGAACAATTGGAAGACATTTGTTGTTAGAATTGCTTAGACACTCTCCACAAGTAGTAAGAATTTTCAGTAGGGATGAGTACAAGCAATTTAATCTTCAACAGGAAATGTCAGAATATCACAATATCCGCTATTTAATTGGTGATGTCCGTGATGAGAAGCGTTTGCTTCGAGCAATGGAAGATATTGATTACGTCTTTCATCTTGCCGCAATGAAGCATGTTCCTGCCTGTGAATATAACCCATTTGAGGCAGTAAAAACAAATGTAATTGGTACACAAAATGTTATACAATCGGCGATAACAGCTGGTGTAAAAAGAGTATTGTTTACTAGTACAGATAAAGCGATTGCGCCTGCGAATACATATGGGGCAACAAAGTTAACAGCTGAACGGCTAGTATCCGCTGCCCAATACCAAAAAGGACCGAAACAAACGATATTTTGCTCGGTCCGTTTTGGTAATGTGATGGGGTCAAGAGGCTCAGTCATTCCATTGTTTAAAAAACAAATTTTGGAACAACGAAAAGTCACAGTCACAAATAAAGAGATGCTTCGTTATATGATGACGCCATACCAAGCTATTTCATTGATGTTAAAGGCAAACGAAATGGCTACAGGTGGCGAAGTATTTGTATTGAAAATGCCAATCATTAAATTAAGTGACCTCGTAGAGGTTATGATTGAAGAAGTAAGCAAAAAATATAAGATTACAGATTCGATTGGAATAGAAGAAATTGGGCTTCGACCAGGTGAAAAAATGTACGAGGAGCTAATGACTGAGGATGAAGCGCGTGTAGCACGAGAAACGAAGGATATGTATATTGTTAGTGCTCCATACAGTAGTCATCGAAGCTATCCAGATGTTTGTAATGACAATGTCAAAAAGCCTCAACTTTCTCAAGATGAAATAATAGAGAAAGAACTATTAAGAAAGTGGATAGTAGCAGAAAATTTATTGGATTGA
- a CDS encoding glycosyltransferase has product MRRNVLLCFLDGIEKDGPLTECIIQFEKEKYEIHKFKDITINNIQPHHILSMIENIWGKETENMHFNVLSNNKVFLLLTYRLFHQFFERFIYLKGNETNYIENLEQFYIHLYESDYNEAENLTKNIDVVGCHKDIFPVEFFNTKCEPIGSFQDVLNRHHKPNDNKQRVYQFNGTYYLFNPVEGYSVVVDLDKSNKEPLSFENIVFLCENLNLEDTIQYLLEMDNGKSIFFEDSRFVRHFESLKSQILDLPIKSQQFYQKALEILLNHFKPHTKIFILSYLLHVFPNSSYLNKLYYITRTTKAFTKFEKYFLYWQNVRANFVNSNIGNADTGYLSRKLYREIYYGFLSEMNVEGKFIPRNERDNELVIIITAQFLGLNHAPTKTALDRAYSLIKHLNKNVLIINTKELMTKSGATPFYNTIIGNVVQELEKVNSISYKDVNIPYYQPNGMMPNSNEINNILQTIENRKPLCIVNIGGSSIVSDVCSKIVPVISIATVYSGLPTSEGQFHVIGRKLNEHDIEFLEKFGFSEKNVIESTFTFDFKPQEHTFTRAQLNLPEKRFLITVIGARLDSEITTEFIEMLLKTTKEGAHIVFIGGFKKYDSYISLYPELKNTSTNLGFQEDVLALVELCDLYVNPQRAGGGSSAAEAMYKGLPVVTIHSGDVSVAAGSEFCVKNYLEMERKIHQYIRDQAYYQEMAKKARSRAEVLLSTDIEIENIFKKAESNPLFG; this is encoded by the coding sequence ATGCGAAGAAATGTATTATTATGTTTTTTGGATGGGATAGAAAAAGATGGGCCATTAACTGAATGTATCATTCAGTTTGAAAAGGAAAAGTATGAAATACATAAATTTAAAGATATTACTATAAATAATATACAACCTCATCATATTTTAAGTATGATTGAAAATATCTGGGGGAAAGAGACGGAAAATATGCATTTTAATGTCTTATCAAATAATAAAGTTTTCCTTTTGCTAACATATCGTTTATTCCATCAATTTTTTGAGCGTTTTATCTATCTAAAAGGAAATGAGACGAATTATATAGAGAATTTGGAACAGTTTTATATACATTTGTATGAATCGGATTATAATGAAGCGGAGAATTTAACGAAAAATATAGATGTGGTTGGTTGTCATAAAGATATTTTTCCTGTTGAATTTTTTAATACGAAGTGCGAACCGATTGGTAGCTTTCAAGACGTGTTAAATAGACACCATAAACCTAATGACAACAAACAAAGGGTCTATCAATTTAATGGTACATACTATTTGTTTAATCCAGTAGAAGGCTATTCTGTGGTTGTGGACCTTGACAAGTCAAATAAAGAACCCTTGAGTTTTGAGAATATCGTATTTCTCTGTGAGAATTTAAATTTGGAAGATACAATCCAATATTTATTAGAGATGGATAATGGAAAAAGTATATTTTTCGAAGATAGCCGGTTTGTTCGCCATTTTGAAAGTTTAAAATCACAGATTTTAGACTTACCAATAAAATCGCAGCAGTTTTATCAAAAAGCGCTTGAAATACTATTGAATCATTTTAAACCACATACTAAGATTTTTATTCTCTCTTATTTGCTTCATGTTTTTCCGAATTCTTCCTATTTAAACAAGCTTTATTATATAACAAGAACTACAAAGGCATTTACTAAATTTGAAAAATACTTTTTGTATTGGCAAAATGTACGGGCTAATTTTGTAAATAGTAATATAGGTAATGCAGATACAGGCTATTTGTCAAGAAAGTTGTATAGGGAAATCTATTATGGGTTTTTGTCAGAGATGAATGTTGAGGGAAAGTTTATTCCTAGAAATGAGCGAGATAATGAATTAGTTATAATCATAACAGCGCAGTTTTTAGGGCTGAATCATGCACCAACCAAAACAGCACTTGACCGTGCTTATAGTTTGATTAAACATTTAAATAAAAATGTATTAATCATTAATACGAAAGAGCTTATGACTAAGAGTGGAGCAACTCCTTTTTATAATACAATAATCGGAAATGTTGTACAGGAGTTGGAGAAGGTTAATAGCATTAGTTATAAGGATGTGAATATTCCTTATTATCAACCAAATGGTATGATGCCTAATAGTAATGAAATCAACAATATTTTACAAACAATTGAAAATAGAAAGCCGCTATGTATAGTAAATATTGGTGGTTCAAGTATCGTATCGGATGTATGCAGCAAAATTGTCCCTGTCATTTCAATAGCAACTGTTTATAGTGGGTTACCAACAAGTGAAGGGCAATTTCATGTTATTGGTCGAAAATTAAATGAGCATGATATAGAGTTTCTCGAAAAGTTCGGCTTTAGTGAAAAAAATGTAATAGAAAGTACATTTACATTTGATTTTAAACCGCAAGAACATACATTTACAAGAGCACAGTTAAACTTGCCGGAGAAAAGGTTTTTGATTACAGTGATTGGTGCAAGATTAGATTCAGAAATAACAACTGAATTTATAGAAATGCTGCTAAAAACAACGAAAGAAGGGGCGCATATTGTTTTTATAGGTGGGTTCAAAAAATATGATAGTTATATTTCACTTTACCCAGAACTAAAAAACACCTCTACTAACTTAGGGTTTCAAGAAGATGTATTAGCACTAGTAGAGTTATGTGACCTTTATGTAAATCCACAAAGGGCAGGCGGAGGAAGTTCAGCCGCTGAGGCGATGTATAAAGGGCTGCCAGTTGTTACTATTCATTCTGGTGACGTTTCTGTTGCAGCGGGTAGTGAATTTTGTGTGAAAAATTACTTAGAAATGGAACGAAAAATACACCAATATATTCGAGACCAAGCTTATTATCAAGAAATGGCGAAAAAGGCTAGAAGCAGAGCTGAAGTCTTGTTAAGTACAGATATAGAAATAGAAAATATTTTTAAAAAGGCTGAAAGTAATCCTTTATTTGGCTAA
- a CDS encoding flagellin — translation MIINHNLPAMNSYRQMGTNQLNSTKSMEKLSSGLRINRAGDDAAGLAISEKMRGQVRGLNQAQRNAQDAISLIQTAEGGLSETHSILQRMRELATQSANDTNTDQDRQELQKELNQLTSEINRIANNTEFNQKKLLNGSQKLAGADANNIKLAGAGNVTSGNGLHMQVGANSMQNMTVDIFDMRAEALGVAGTTNQTAQINNTSTYKNVASVSTTETYYSASGVKQTNGTSVRTDNGTVINAELVKKSEDAMFASGAQNQLADIGNDTAGQTYALDIRNHKKATAAISVIDAAINQVSAERSKLGAFQNRLEHTISNLGNSAENLQAAESRVRDVDMANEMMSFTKNNILSQASQAMLAQANQRPQSVLQLLQ, via the coding sequence ATGATTATCAATCACAACTTACCAGCGATGAACTCATATCGCCAAATGGGAACTAACCAACTTAATTCAACAAAATCAATGGAGAAGCTTTCTTCAGGTCTTCGCATCAACCGTGCAGGCGATGACGCTGCTGGTCTAGCAATCTCTGAAAAAATGCGTGGACAAGTACGCGGCTTAAACCAAGCACAACGTAACGCACAAGATGCAATCTCATTAATCCAAACTGCTGAAGGCGGATTATCTGAGACTCATTCCATCTTACAACGTATGCGTGAACTTGCTACACAATCAGCGAACGACACAAATACTGACCAAGATCGTCAAGAGCTTCAAAAAGAGTTAAACCAATTAACTTCTGAAATTAACCGTATTGCTAATAATACAGAATTCAACCAAAAGAAATTGTTAAATGGTTCTCAAAAATTAGCTGGTGCCGATGCAAATAATATTAAACTTGCTGGTGCAGGTAATGTTACAAGTGGAAACGGTCTACACATGCAAGTTGGTGCAAACTCGATGCAAAATATGACTGTTGACATTTTTGATATGCGTGCTGAAGCGCTTGGTGTTGCTGGTACAACAAATCAAACTGCACAAATTAATAATACTAGTACTTATAAGAATGTTGCGAGTGTAAGTACAACTGAAACATACTATTCAGCAAGTGGTGTAAAACAGACTAATGGAACTAGTGTTCGAACAGACAACGGTACTGTTATAAATGCAGAGCTTGTTAAGAAGTCAGAAGATGCAATGTTCGCTAGTGGTGCTCAAAATCAGTTAGCTGATATCGGTAATGACACTGCAGGTCAAACATACGCTTTAGATATTCGTAATCATAAAAAGGCAACAGCTGCTATTTCCGTTATCGATGCAGCAATTAACCAAGTATCTGCTGAACGTTCAAAGCTTGGGGCATTCCAAAACCGCCTAGAGCACACAATCAGCAACTTAGGTAACTCTGCTGAAAACTTACAGGCTGCAGAATCTCGTGTTCGTGACGTAGACATGGCGAACGAAATGATGTCATTCACTAAGAACAACATCCTTTCTCAAGCATCACAAGCAATGCTTGCACAAGCGAACCAACGTCCACAATCAGTATTACAATTACTTCAATAA
- a CDS encoding cytotoxin produces MELEFTKVFVKKYKKLDLQSQKTIKNALTIIAQDFSHPSLRIKKMKGYRNPNVWEASANMDLRITFEIEKPDKLILRNCGHYDETLSNP; encoded by the coding sequence ATGGAACTTGAATTTACAAAAGTTTTTGTAAAAAAATACAAGAAATTGGACCTGCAATCTCAAAAGACAATCAAAAATGCTCTTACAATAATAGCCCAAGATTTCTCACATCCGTCATTACGTATAAAGAAAATGAAAGGTTATCGTAATCCAAATGTCTGGGAGGCAAGTGCCAATATGGATTTGCGAATTACTTTTGAAATAGAAAAACCTGATAAACTTATTTTGCGAAACTGCGGACATTATGATGAAACTTTAAGCAATCCGTAG
- a CDS encoding AbrB/MazE/SpoVT family DNA-binding domain-containing protein: protein MGTKLTERSDTLKERLTIRKRGQVTLPKSVMERFNLEEGDTLELSIDENGEIVIVPMVQVPVSQRWFWSEEWQKEEQEADKNIKLGHVTSFDNVDDALDWLDSNESDDWAKEEK, encoded by the coding sequence ATGGGTACAAAATTAACTGAAAGAAGTGATACCTTGAAGGAGCGGCTTACTATTCGCAAACGTGGACAAGTAACCTTGCCCAAATCTGTAATGGAGCGGTTCAATCTAGAGGAAGGAGATACATTAGAGTTATCCATTGATGAAAACGGTGAAATTGTTATTGTTCCGATGGTTCAAGTTCCAGTCAGCCAACGGTGGTTTTGGTCAGAAGAATGGCAAAAAGAAGAACAAGAAGCGGATAAAAATATTAAATTAGGCCATGTAACATCATTTGATAATGTTGACGATGCACTTGATTGGCTAGATAGCAATGAATCGGATGATTGGGCAAAAGAGGAAAAATAA
- the csrA gene encoding carbon storage regulator CsrA, with protein sequence MLVLTRKINQSIQIGENVELTILAIDGDQIKIGINAPKHIEIHRKEVYLAIQEENTLASAVSIELLKGLSKQVQK encoded by the coding sequence ATGCTTGTCCTAACAAGAAAAATAAATCAGTCAATTCAAATCGGTGAGAACGTTGAACTAACAATCTTAGCCATTGACGGTGATCAAATCAAAATCGGCATCAATGCCCCGAAACATATAGAAATACATCGAAAAGAAGTGTATCTTGCCATTCAAGAGGAAAACACCCTCGCGTCAGCTGTGTCTATTGAGCTACTAAAAGGTTTATCAAAACAAGTGCAAAAATAA
- the fliW gene encoding flagellar assembly protein FliW, giving the protein MKIQTKYHGEVEINDKDIIHFEEGIPSFEEEKHFTILPLGEDSPLLILQSTKTPSLGFVITSPFDFFTDYTVKLTDSVIEKLKIDGEDHLAIFSIITVQDPFHNTTANLRGPVVINTKNQLGKQIVLNDEKYTTKHLLVKTPASVSEEGK; this is encoded by the coding sequence ATGAAAATTCAAACAAAATATCATGGTGAAGTTGAAATAAACGATAAAGATATTATCCATTTTGAAGAAGGCATCCCAAGCTTCGAGGAGGAAAAACATTTTACTATTTTACCATTAGGTGAAGACAGCCCGCTACTCATTCTACAATCAACTAAAACGCCAAGCCTAGGCTTCGTTATCACAAGCCCGTTTGACTTTTTTACCGATTATACAGTGAAACTAACAGATTCCGTCATTGAGAAGTTGAAAATCGATGGCGAGGATCATTTGGCGATATTCAGCATAATAACAGTCCAAGATCCATTCCACAACACAACCGCCAATCTAAGGGGCCCAGTCGTAATCAACACAAAAAACCAATTAGGCAAACAAATTGTCCTAAATGATGAGAAATACACAACAAAACATTTACTCGTAAAAACCCCAGCCTCAGTAAGCGAGGAGGGAAAATAA